The sequence CAGGCAGAGGACGATGGTCGGTCCCGTGGGGAGGTGCTGGGTCAGCGAGCTGAGCACCGCGCCGCTCACCCCCGCCAGAGCGCCGAACAGCCCGGCGACGGCCACCATCTTCCCCATGCGGTCCGTCCACTGCCTCGCGGCCGCGGCTGGGGCGACCACCATCGCGCTCATCAGCACCACGCCCACCGTCTGCAGCCCGATGACGATGGAGACGACGAGGAGCGTCGTGAGGATCACGTCCACCGAGCGCATGGGGAAGCCGAGCGAGGCGCCGTAGTCGGGGTCGAAGGCGAGGAGCTTGAACTCTTTCCAGAAGACCGCCGCCCCCAGCAACGCCACTGCACCGAGCGAGGAGATGAGGAGGACGTCGCGGTGCAGGAGGGTGGCGGCCTGGCCGAAGAGGAAGCGGTCGAGCCCGGCCTGGCTGGCGTCGGGACGCTTCTGCACGTAGGTGAGCAGCACCAGGCCGAACCCAAAGAAGACGGAGAGGACGATCCCCAGCGCGCTGTCTTCCTTGACGCGGGTGGCGCCGGTGATCTTCATCACGGCGAGCGTCCCCAGCCACCCTGCCACCGCGGCCCCCGCCACCAGCACCGGCGTCGCCTTGCTCCCCGTGAGGAGGAAGGCGAGCGCGATGCCGGGGAGCGCCGCGTGCGAGATGGCGTCGCCCAGCAGGCTCTGCTTGCGCAGCACCGCGAACGAGCCGAGCGCGCCGCTGGTGAGCCCCAGTGCCGCCGCGCCCAGGGCGACCGTGCGGAGGGTGTAGTCGGTGAGGAGATCCAAGGGACTGACGGGAATGGGGAATGGGGAATGGGGAATGGTTAAACCAGGCCCATTCTTCTACGGGTGCGAGGCGAGGTACGGCGAGACAGACCCGCCCTTGGGGGAGCGAGGGCGACGGGGAGGCGGGCTCACGGCGAGATGCTTGTCCCGCCCGGAGTGCCCACCATTCCCCATTTCCCCATTCCCCATTCCCCGCCTTTCAGTCCGCCGCGTGCAGTGAGGCCCCAGCGGGCAGGCCCCCGTTGCGCGTCAGGAACGGAAGCCGTCCGCCGTAGGTCTGGCGCAGGTTTTCCTCCGTGAAGACCTCGCGCACCGGGCCGTCGGCGATGCGGCGCACGTTCAGCAGGAGGACCCAGTCGAAGTACTCCGGGACCGTTTCCAGGTCGTGGTGCACGACGACGACCGTCTTGCCGGCGCGGCGCAGCTCCTGGAGGACGGAGACGATGGCGCGCTCCGTCTTGGCA is a genomic window of Longimicrobium sp. containing:
- a CDS encoding metal ABC transporter permease translates to MDLLTDYTLRTVALGAAALGLTSGALGSFAVLRKQSLLGDAISHAALPGIALAFLLTGSKATPVLVAGAAVAGWLGTLAVMKITGATRVKEDSALGIVLSVFFGFGLVLLTYVQKRPDASQAGLDRFLFGQAATLLHRDVLLISSLGAVALLGAAVFWKEFKLLAFDPDYGASLGFPMRSVDVILTTLLVVSIVIGLQTVGVVLMSAMVVAPAAAARQWTDRMGKMVAVAGLFGALAGVSGAVLSSLTQHLPTGPTIVLCLTALVVLSILFAPNRGVLWESVRDRRNRSRLHMDAVLGNLDDLARHHANPEHGHAAAVLEAMHPGAHRELREMEARGWARRTPKDEWAITPAGRGEAERRAGLRGEDDR